One part of the Pyramidobacter piscolens W5455 genome encodes these proteins:
- a CDS encoding type II secretion system protein, which yields MRNARKSKGFTLIELLIVITVIGILSGSVMLTMGSSADKAEATRIVTDLHSLKLAAGLYYADNVGGALSPDIARLKTYVTAPEKLSGDQYEFVAGADAGQWFVGYKVAGADVGVRENLKKMAAANGLRVGTTSADTDVYDGGTAGIYVRVK from the coding sequence ATGAGGAACGCGCGAAAGAGCAAGGGATTTACGCTGATCGAACTGCTGATCGTGATCACGGTGATCGGCATCCTTTCCGGCAGCGTGATGCTGACGATGGGATCGAGCGCCGATAAGGCCGAAGCGACGCGGATCGTCACCGATCTGCACAGCCTCAAGCTGGCGGCCGGGCTGTATTACGCCGATAACGTCGGCGGCGCGCTCTCGCCCGACATCGCCAGACTGAAAACCTACGTGACCGCGCCGGAAAAGCTGAGCGGCGATCAGTACGAATTTGTCGCCGGAGCCGACGCGGGACAGTGGTTCGTCGGCTACAAGGTCGCGGGGGCCGACGTAGGCGTGCGCGAGAACCTGAAGAAAATGGCCGCCGCCAACGGCTTGCGTGTCGGCACGACCTCGGCGGACACCGACGTGTACGACGGCGGCACGGCGGGCATTTATGTGCGCGTCAAGTGA
- a CDS encoding regulatory protein: MAGHVFKCALCGERVSSDVRPARCPKCGGKAFVHEEGEPLRRKAGCTGSCGGCSGCCH; encoded by the coding sequence ATGGCGGGGCATGTGTTCAAGTGCGCGCTCTGCGGCGAGCGGGTCAGTTCCGACGTCCGCCCGGCGCGCTGCCCGAAGTGCGGGGGCAAGGCGTTCGTCCATGAAGAGGGCGAACCGTTGCGGAGAAAGGCAGGCTGCACGGGGTCGTGCGGCGGCTGCAGCGGATGCTGTCACTAG
- the lptB gene encoding LPS export ABC transporter ATP-binding protein: MSAVKTLSATGLNKSFKKRHVVNDVSLEFSTGEVVGLLGPNGAGKTTSFYMIVGLIEADSGVVKIDDRDITGLHVYQRARCGIGYLPQEASVFRSLSVRDNIDLVLQERGIEAGRRRQIVDELVEEFGLTALVDVMGYSLSGGERRRLEVARTLALDPDFILLDEPFAGIDPIAVGDIQQIVKTLKDKGYGIMITDHNVRDTLAITDRAYIIYQGEIKVKGTSAEIADDPFARKYYLGDSFRLD; this comes from the coding sequence ATGAGCGCCGTCAAAACGCTGAGCGCGACGGGGCTGAACAAGAGCTTCAAAAAACGCCACGTCGTCAACGACGTCAGCCTCGAGTTCAGCACCGGCGAGGTGGTGGGCCTGCTCGGCCCCAACGGCGCCGGCAAGACGACGAGCTTTTACATGATCGTCGGCCTGATCGAGGCCGATTCGGGCGTCGTCAAGATCGACGACCGCGACATCACGGGACTGCACGTGTACCAGCGCGCCCGCTGCGGCATCGGTTATCTGCCGCAGGAAGCCTCGGTGTTCCGCAGCCTGTCCGTGCGCGACAACATCGATCTGGTGCTTCAGGAGCGCGGCATCGAGGCGGGGCGGCGCCGGCAGATCGTTGACGAGCTGGTGGAGGAATTCGGTCTGACGGCTCTCGTCGACGTGATGGGCTATTCGCTTTCCGGCGGCGAGCGCCGCCGGCTTGAGGTGGCGCGAACGTTGGCGCTCGATCCCGATTTCATCCTGCTTGACGAGCCGTTCGCCGGCATCGACCCGATCGCGGTCGGCGACATTCAGCAGATCGTGAAAACCCTGAAGGACAAGGGTTACGGCATCATGATCACCGACCACAACGTGCGCGACACGCTGGCCATCACCGACCGCGCCTACATCATCTATCAGGGCGAGATCAAGGTGAAGGGAACGTCCGCGGAGATCGCCGACGATCCCTTTGCGAGAAAATATTATCTGGGCGATTCGTTTCGTCTTGATTGA
- the murJ gene encoding murein biosynthesis integral membrane protein MurJ, translating to MASEKSGNMIRNALTMMIGTFSSRVLGLLREVITAAYFGAGRSLDAFFVAYTVANLGRQLLAEGALSASFVPVFSQVLERDGHRCAERLARQALTVILGAGALAVAAGIVFSPQLIALIAPGFAGEKKILAVTMTRQLFPFLLLISVAALAMGALNSLNCFFVPALAPALSNAVYIMTVLFCASRFGVESLVGAVLLGGAAQLAFQWWWAASRKGMLLAPARPDWQDPDLRRMLALFLPYAAGLSLNQVNPVLGRLFGSFLSDGSISMLNYSNRVIQLPLGLVVIAISQAVLPELARCVRQGDEVFAGTLRDALRFALFVIVPVTLGMLLVAGEAVNFLFFRGAFGVEAWRGTASTLFYAALGLPGMACSTVLMRALFARSLPRAAMTMTAASVAGTLLFSAALVFPMEMDGIALASSLAFTFSSGVGVALLRRAMSAPLRLFSGGWLAKIAAACAATAAVGLAWRALWRYPAEASLLWRGVWLVGIAAACAAVYGVATLKLKCEEWNLISQALRRKAPPER from the coding sequence ATGGCAAGCGAAAAATCGGGAAACATGATCCGCAACGCCCTGACGATGATGATCGGCACGTTTTCAAGCCGCGTTCTCGGGCTGCTGCGCGAGGTGATCACCGCGGCGTATTTCGGCGCCGGGCGGTCGCTGGACGCTTTTTTCGTGGCCTACACCGTCGCCAATCTCGGCCGACAGCTGTTGGCCGAGGGCGCGCTGTCGGCCTCCTTTGTGCCGGTGTTCTCGCAGGTTCTGGAGCGGGACGGGCATCGCTGCGCCGAGCGTCTGGCCCGTCAGGCGCTGACGGTGATCCTCGGCGCCGGCGCGCTGGCGGTGGCCGCCGGCATCGTGTTCAGCCCGCAGCTGATCGCCCTGATCGCGCCGGGCTTCGCGGGCGAAAAGAAAATTCTGGCGGTGACGATGACGCGGCAGCTTTTTCCGTTCCTGCTGCTGATTTCCGTCGCTGCGCTGGCGATGGGGGCGCTCAACAGCCTGAACTGCTTTTTCGTGCCGGCGCTCGCCCCCGCGCTCAGCAACGCCGTCTATATTATGACCGTCCTGTTCTGCGCGTCAAGATTCGGCGTGGAAAGCCTGGTCGGCGCGGTGCTTTTGGGCGGCGCGGCGCAGCTGGCGTTCCAGTGGTGGTGGGCGGCCTCCCGCAAGGGCATGCTGCTGGCGCCCGCCCGTCCGGATTGGCAGGATCCGGATCTTCGGCGCATGCTGGCACTGTTTCTGCCCTACGCGGCCGGGCTGTCGCTGAATCAGGTCAATCCCGTGCTGGGGCGGTTGTTCGGTTCGTTCCTGTCCGACGGTTCCATCTCCATGCTGAACTATTCGAACCGCGTCATCCAGCTGCCGCTCGGCCTGGTGGTGATCGCCATTTCGCAGGCGGTGCTGCCGGAACTGGCGCGCTGCGTGCGGCAGGGCGACGAGGTCTTTGCGGGCACGCTGCGCGACGCGCTGCGTTTCGCGCTGTTCGTGATCGTGCCGGTAACTCTGGGCATGCTGCTCGTGGCTGGCGAGGCTGTGAACTTTCTGTTTTTCCGCGGCGCTTTCGGCGTGGAAGCGTGGCGCGGCACGGCTTCGACGCTTTTTTACGCGGCGCTGGGACTGCCGGGCATGGCCTGTTCGACGGTGCTGATGCGCGCGCTTTTCGCCCGTTCGCTGCCGCGCGCGGCGATGACGATGACGGCCGCCAGCGTGGCGGGCACGCTGCTGTTCTCGGCGGCGCTGGTGTTCCCCATGGAGATGGACGGCATCGCGCTGGCGAGTTCGCTGGCGTTCACGTTTTCGAGCGGTGTCGGCGTGGCGTTGCTGCGTCGTGCCATGTCGGCGCCGCTGCGGTTGTTTTCAGGCGGCTGGCTGGCGAAGATCGCCGCGGCCTGTGCGGCGACCGCGGCCGTGGGGCTGGCCTGGCGGGCGCTGTGGCGCTATCCGGCTGAGGCGTCTCTGCTGTGGCGGGGCGTCTGGCTCGTCGGGATCGCCGCGGCATGCGCGGCCGTTTACGGCGTTGCGACGTTGAAGCTGAAATGCGAAGAATGGAATCTGATCTCTCAGGCTCTGCGCCGGAAAGCGCCGCCGGAGAGATGA
- a CDS encoding hydrogenase maturation protease yields MRIHTTVWGLGNPLLRDDAAGLEVVRLLGEKKLPNFSLRRCELAPANYLATLEGERPRRFLLIDASDMGLPPGSLRRFSLTRVDDPSFTSHDLPLPQLLAGTLPPDCEAWVVAIQPQSVDFGIGLTPAAARAAQACAAWIAEGRLDEIAALE; encoded by the coding sequence ATGAGAATCCATACCACCGTCTGGGGTCTCGGCAATCCCCTGCTGCGCGACGACGCCGCCGGGCTCGAGGTCGTGCGTCTGCTCGGCGAAAAGAAACTGCCGAACTTTTCGCTGCGCCGCTGCGAGCTGGCGCCCGCCAATTACCTCGCCACGCTCGAAGGGGAACGGCCGCGCCGTTTCCTGCTGATCGACGCCTCCGACATGGGACTGCCGCCCGGAAGCCTGCGACGTTTTTCGCTGACGCGCGTCGACGATCCTTCCTTCACCAGCCACGATCTGCCGCTGCCGCAGCTTTTGGCCGGCACGCTGCCGCCTGACTGCGAAGCCTGGGTCGTCGCCATCCAGCCGCAGAGCGTCGATTTCGGCATCGGGCTCACGCCCGCCGCGGCCCGGGCGGCGCAGGCGTGCGCCGCATGGATCGCCGAGGGACGGCTCGACGAGATCGCCGCGCTCGAATAA
- the tsaD gene encoding tRNA (adenosine(37)-N6)-threonylcarbamoyltransferase complex transferase subunit TsaD, with protein sequence MLSLEKVFLTLGIESSCDDTSVALLAGPRRILSWKISSQIERHAAFGGVVPEYASRMHLEAILPLTQTVLEEAGVADPAKQIGLVAVTRGPGLMGSLLVGVMTAKAYAQAWNVPVLGVNHLEGHIYANVVDHEDLQFPFLCMVVSGGHTEIVLVRGCGEYEMLGATQDDAAGEAFDKVAKVLGLPYPGGPVIDRLAVAGDADAFSFPDMVHHLDGLNFSFSGLKTASINQVNRLRQKGETVPLEDFCASFQATVVKTLIVRLEQAVRLTGVTSVAISGGVAANSAFRRAVAEHEGWNPFLPSKMFCTDNAVMVAAAGYAAWQSGRRGGLGLAPDPALDFGEDEVVGE encoded by the coding sequence ATGCTGTCACTAGAGAAAGTTTTTCTGACGCTGGGGATCGAAAGCAGCTGCGACGACACGTCGGTGGCGTTGCTCGCAGGGCCGCGGCGCATCCTCAGTTGGAAGATCTCCAGCCAGATCGAACGACACGCGGCGTTTGGCGGCGTCGTCCCGGAGTACGCCTCGCGCATGCATCTGGAAGCGATTCTGCCGCTGACGCAAACCGTGCTCGAAGAAGCCGGCGTCGCCGATCCCGCGAAACAGATCGGCCTCGTGGCGGTGACGCGCGGCCCCGGGTTGATGGGCTCGCTGCTGGTCGGCGTGATGACGGCCAAGGCGTACGCGCAGGCGTGGAACGTTCCCGTTCTCGGCGTCAATCATCTGGAAGGGCACATCTACGCCAACGTGGTCGATCACGAAGATTTGCAGTTTCCCTTTTTGTGCATGGTCGTTTCCGGCGGTCACACCGAAATCGTGCTCGTCAGGGGCTGCGGCGAATATGAAATGCTCGGCGCCACGCAGGACGACGCGGCCGGCGAGGCCTTCGACAAAGTGGCCAAGGTGCTCGGCCTGCCCTATCCCGGCGGCCCGGTCATCGACCGTCTGGCCGTTGCGGGCGACGCGGACGCGTTCAGTTTTCCCGACATGGTGCACCATCTGGACGGGTTGAATTTCAGTTTCAGCGGCCTGAAAACGGCGTCGATCAATCAGGTGAACCGCCTGCGCCAGAAGGGCGAAACGGTCCCGCTGGAGGACTTCTGCGCTTCTTTTCAGGCCACGGTGGTGAAGACTTTGATCGTCCGTCTTGAACAGGCCGTGCGGCTGACGGGCGTGACGTCGGTGGCGATCTCCGGTGGCGTGGCGGCCAACAGCGCTTTTCGCCGCGCGGTGGCGGAACACGAAGGCTGGAATCCCTTTCTGCCCTCGAAGATGTTCTGCACCGACAACGCGGTGATGGTGGCCGCGGCCGGCTACGCGGCCTGGCAAAGCGGCCGTCGCGGCGGTCTTGGGCTGGCGCCCGATCCGGCGCTTGATTTCGGCGAAGACGAGGTGGTCGGAGAATGA